A window from Onychostoma macrolepis isolate SWU-2019 chromosome 07, ASM1243209v1, whole genome shotgun sequence encodes these proteins:
- the katnb1 gene encoding katanin p80 WD40 repeat-containing subunit B1, which produces MALTSTTITSWKLQEIVAHSSNVSSLVLGKSSGRLLATGGEDCRVNIWAVSKPNCIMSLTGHTSPVECIQFNSSEERVVAGSQSGSLRLWDLEAAKILRTLMGHKASICSLDFHPMGEYLASGSVDSNIKLWDVRRKGCVFRYKGHTQAVHCLAFSPDGKWLASASDDSTVKLWDLIAGKMITEFTSHTSAVNVVQFHPNEYLLASGSADRTVKLWDLEKFNMIGSSEGETGVVRSILFNPDGSCLYSGSENTLRVYGWEPDRCFDVVHVGWGKVSDLAISNNQMIAVSYSQNNVSWYIVDLNRVKKSGSVIQGLIEDKPIPAPTSAMGTTLRRNYERPTTSCTGQEMKRSSEADRRSPEGERRSPSSEDEKEDKESSAEITNPEDYKEIFQPRSVISRTPPKRNEPFPAPLDHSFSESVLEKPGPAVKIVTPVIDRAGQLKGPITSSTPVQRVEPTVIAAAPRPVGVVTTTVTSPSRPVVTTTKPKPSTGIILSTRNEPIGLSAGEFLSHARNAKASVMGDDEALAQIRKGHDTMCVMLTSRYKNLDTVRSVWASGDVKISLDSAVSMNDLSIVVDILNIINLKPSLWKLDLCTSILPQIEELLQSKYESYVQTGCMSLKLILKRFWPLISDTLTAPPSVGVDITREERHQKCKACYKQLKNLSNVVKNRAEQVGRHGSTFKELQLLMAPLDY; this is translated from the exons ATGGCTCTCACCAGCACCACTATAACATCATGGAAACTGC AGGAGATTGTGGCTCACTCCAGCAATGTGTCTTCACTGGTGTTGGGGAAATCGTCTGGTCGTTTGCTGGCCACTGGCGGCGAGGACTGCAGAGTCAATATCTGGGCAGTCAGCAAACCAAACTGCATTATG AGTCTGACGGGCCACACCAGCCCTGTGGAGTGTATCCAGTTCAACAGTTCTGAAGAGCGTGTGGTGGCCGGTTCTCAGTCTGGCTCTCTCCGGCTTTGGGATTTGGAGGCTGCTAAAA ttctgcGCACTTTGATGGGGCACAAAGCCAGTATCTGCAGTCTGGACTTCCACCCCATGGGAGAATACCTGGCATCTGGCTCTGTGGATAGCAATATTAAG TTGTGGGATGTGAGAAGGAAAGGATGTGTATTCAGATATAAG GGTCACACTCAGGCTGTGCACTGTCTAGCCTTCAGTCCTGATGGGAAATGGCTTGCTTCAGCCAGTGATGACAGCACAGTAAAG CTGTGGGATCTGATAGCAGGCAAGATGATCACTGAATTCACATCACACACATCAGCTGTCAATGTTGTGCAATTCCACCCCAATGAGTACCTGCTCGCCTCTGGGAGTGCAGATCG GACTGTTAAGCTGTGGGACCTGGAGAAATTCAACATGATTGGCTCGTCAGAGGGCGAGACAGGAGTTGTGAG GAGTATATTGTTTAATCCTGATGGTAGCTGCTTGTACAGCGGCTCTGAGAACACACTACGAGTGTATGGCTGGGAGCCTGACCGTTGCTTTGATGTAGTGCATGTAGGCTGGGGCAAAGTATCTGACCTGGCCATCAGCAACAACCAAATG ATTGCAGTGTCCTACAGTCAAAATAATGTGAGCTGGTACATTGTTGATCTCAATCGAGTGAAGAAATCAGGATCTGTGATCCAAGGGCTGATTGAGGACAAGCCGATCCCAGCTCCCACATCTGCAATGGGAACAACACTAAGGCGAAATTACGAGCGACCCACTACATCCTGCACTGGACAGGA GATGAAGCGGAGTTCAGAGGCTGATCGCCGGAGTCCAGAAGGAGAGAGGAGAAGTCCCAGCAGTGAGGATGAGAAAGAAGACAAAGAGAGCAGTGCAGAAATCACCAACCCAGAAGATTATAAAGAGATCTTTCAGCCGCGCAGTGTCATCT CACGCACTCCACCCAAAAGAAATGAACCCTTCCCAGCTCCCCTAGACCACTCTTTCTCAGAGAGTGTACTAGAGAAACCTGGCCCAGCAGTTAAGATTGTTACTCCAGTAATAGACAGG GCAGGACAGTTGAAAGGTCCCATTACCTCCTCCACTCCAGTACAAAGAGTTGAACCAACTGTGATCGCTGCTGCTCCCCGTCCAGTAGGGGTGGTGACCACAACAGTGACGTCTCCCTCTCGTCCTGTGGTTACGACCACCAAACCTAAACCTTCTACAGGAATCATCCTCTCGACACGTAATGAGCCAATTGGCCTCAGTGCAGGAGAGTTCCTTTCT CATGCACGAAACGCCAAAGCCAGCGTGATGGGAGATGATGAGGCATTAGCACAGATCCGGAAAGGCCATGACACCATGTGCGTTATGCTGACCAGTCGATATAAAAACCTGGACACAGTGCGCTCCGTCTGGGCCAGTGGTGATGTCAAG ATTTCCCTGGATTCAGCTGTATCTATGAATGATCTTTCTATTGTGGTGGACATCCTTAACATAATCAACCTCAAACC ATCACTTTGGAAGTTGGACCTCTGCACGTCCATCTTGCCACAGATTGAGGAATTGCTGCAGAGCAAATATGAAAG TTATGTGCAGACTGGTTGTATGTCTTTAAAACTGATTCTGAAGCGTTTTTGGCCGTTAATCTCAGACACGTTGACTGCTCCTCCATCAGTAGGAGTGGACATCACTCGAGAGGAGAG GCATCAGAAATGTAAAGCGTGCTATAAGCAGCTGAAGAACCTCAGTAATGTAGTGAAGAACCGGGCAGAGCAGGTTGGTCGTCATGGAAGCACATTCAAAGAGCTACAACTTCTTATGGCCCCATTGGactactga